Genomic DNA from Alkalihalobacterium alkalinitrilicum:
TTCATCTAATCCTGTAATTTTAAACAGTCGTTGCAACCGACTCGATAGACCTTGAAGTTGAATGTGACTCTCATAGTTATGAGTTGACTTTAACGCCCCGATAAAAATCCCCAACCCTGTACTATCAATGTAATCTACGTCAGCTAAATCGACAATGATCTTCATCCCACTTTCCTCGGTTAGCGGTATGAGTACTTCTCTCAATTTTGGCGCTGTAAAAGCATCTACTTCTCCTGATAGGCGTAATAAGTGCATATTCCCTTTTGTTTCCTGACGTATTTCTAAATTCATAATAACCCTCCTGAAAAAGTACTTATTCATGTAATTACCACACAATAAGATTTTTTAAACCTGCCTTCGTAAAAACATTAACGTGAAATCATCTTTTAATTCAAAGTCTTGTAGTTGAGCCAACTCATCGTATACTTTCTCAACAATTTCTTGTG
This window encodes:
- a CDS encoding STAS domain-containing protein, with product MNLEIRQETKGNMHLLRLSGEVDAFTAPKLREVLIPLTEESGMKIIVDLADVDYIDSTGLGIFIGALKSTHNYESHIQLQGLSSRLQRLFKITGLDEVIDIETQEKEEMQ